The following proteins are encoded in a genomic region of Sorangiineae bacterium MSr12523:
- a CDS encoding amidohydrolase family protein gives MREDSSLSRLRASGALFMVLAASCQSAPSPAPPAAVPPKVESAPVPAKRESAAKYEPSEIAVFHLHKFMNRVGTERDTYTKSEGGDVEGKAAFAFQDRGITVPLTGSVVLAPDGTPRSYRTWGGTARGMWIDESVVRDKDSFTVTRLAEKPKTVSVPAPFAIANGYAPILMQDVLLRGWARAGRPAKVALVPEGTASIESRGKETFDLEGKKVTLEHVSVRDLVWGREDAWLDDAGKVAAVMTRDAEFDLFEAVREDMIGLLPTFLTRAGADGVAWLSEAAKGAVIPRDGRVVALVGAQLVDGTGRPPVNDAVVVYDGEKIVAAGPRSSTKIPAGAVTVDVTGKTVLPGLWDMHAHYEQVEWSAAYLAAGVTTIRDMGNVLEFITGARDSIASGKGVGPQIIVDGLVDGEGPRSLGVLRIKSTEDIGPMLDRLQKAGCPEVKIYSSMPPALVKPIAVEAHRRGMRVVGHVPEGMDVVQALEAGYDGISHISYPFSPLYKPGEMRNLSPAARLGRIADADLSGPVLQKVIRTFAAKKAFLDDTVALYELGNHTREALAQREPGLAKLPRELAVMRIEAPSDELTPLRERYFEKHLAMVRELHRAGVPILAGTDQAVPGHSLHRELELYVQAGFTPMEAIQAATSLPAKVMHLDGQVGTIQPGKRADLIVVAGDPLRDIHDIRKITTVITRGRTYDPAALWKLVGFTP, from the coding sequence ATGAGGGAAGACTCATCGCTTTCTCGCCTGCGCGCCAGCGGCGCATTGTTCATGGTGCTAGCTGCATCGTGCCAGAGTGCCCCTTCGCCTGCCCCGCCCGCAGCGGTCCCGCCCAAGGTCGAATCGGCGCCCGTGCCTGCAAAGCGCGAGAGCGCGGCGAAGTACGAGCCCAGCGAGATCGCCGTCTTTCATTTGCACAAGTTCATGAACCGTGTCGGCACCGAGCGCGATACGTACACGAAGAGCGAGGGCGGCGACGTCGAGGGCAAGGCGGCCTTCGCGTTCCAAGATCGAGGAATCACGGTCCCGCTCACGGGCTCGGTCGTCCTCGCGCCGGACGGCACGCCGCGGAGCTACCGTACCTGGGGCGGCACCGCGCGCGGGATGTGGATCGACGAGAGCGTCGTCCGCGACAAAGACAGCTTCACCGTGACGCGCTTGGCGGAGAAGCCGAAGACCGTTTCGGTGCCGGCGCCGTTTGCGATCGCCAATGGTTACGCCCCCATCCTGATGCAAGACGTGCTGCTCCGCGGATGGGCGCGCGCCGGGCGGCCGGCCAAGGTGGCCCTCGTGCCGGAGGGCACGGCATCGATCGAATCGCGCGGCAAGGAGACGTTCGACCTCGAGGGAAAGAAGGTCACCCTCGAGCACGTGAGCGTGCGCGACCTCGTTTGGGGACGCGAGGATGCTTGGCTCGACGATGCTGGGAAGGTCGCTGCGGTGATGACGCGCGATGCCGAGTTCGATCTGTTCGAAGCGGTGCGCGAGGACATGATCGGGCTCTTGCCGACGTTCTTGACCCGCGCCGGTGCAGACGGCGTCGCATGGCTCAGCGAGGCGGCGAAGGGCGCGGTCATTCCGCGCGACGGCCGCGTGGTGGCACTCGTGGGTGCGCAGCTCGTCGACGGCACCGGGCGTCCGCCGGTGAACGATGCCGTCGTCGTGTACGATGGCGAGAAGATCGTCGCCGCAGGACCGCGCTCGTCCACCAAGATTCCCGCGGGCGCGGTCACCGTGGACGTGACCGGCAAGACCGTGCTTCCCGGCCTCTGGGACATGCACGCGCACTACGAGCAAGTCGAGTGGAGCGCGGCGTACCTCGCGGCGGGCGTGACGACGATCCGCGACATGGGCAATGTGCTCGAGTTCATCACGGGCGCGCGCGACTCCATTGCCAGCGGCAAAGGTGTGGGCCCGCAGATCATCGTCGATGGCCTGGTCGACGGCGAGGGCCCGCGCTCGCTCGGCGTGCTGCGCATCAAGAGCACGGAGGACATCGGCCCCATGCTCGACCGGCTGCAGAAGGCCGGCTGCCCCGAGGTGAAGATCTACTCGAGCATGCCCCCTGCTCTCGTGAAGCCCATCGCCGTCGAGGCGCACCGGCGAGGTATGCGCGTCGTGGGGCACGTCCCCGAGGGCATGGACGTCGTGCAAGCTTTGGAGGCGGGCTACGACGGCATCAGCCATATCAGCTATCCCTTCTCGCCGCTCTACAAGCCGGGCGAGATGCGCAACCTTTCGCCCGCCGCGCGCCTGGGACGCATCGCCGACGCAGACCTTTCGGGCCCGGTTCTCCAAAAGGTGATTCGCACGTTTGCCGCGAAGAAGGCCTTTCTCGACGATACGGTGGCACTCTACGAACTGGGCAACCATACGCGCGAAGCGCTCGCCCAGCGTGAACCGGGCCTCGCCAAACTGCCGCGCGAGCTCGCGGTGATGCGCATCGAGGCGCCGTCCGACGAGCTGACGCCGCTGCGGGAGCGCTATTTCGAGAAGCACCTCGCGATGGTGCGCGAGCTTCACCGTGCGGGCGTGCCCATCCTCGCCGGCACCGATCAGGCGGTGCCGGGACATTCGCTGCACCGCGAGCTCGAGCTCTACGTGCAGGCGGGCTTCACGCCGATGGAGGCCATCCAAGCGGCGACGAGTCTCCCCGCGAAGGTGATGCACCTCGATGGCCAAGTGGGCACCATCCAGCCCGGCAAGCGCGCAGATCTCATCGTGGTCGCCGGCGATCCGCTCCGCGATATCCACGACATCCGCAAGATCACGACGGTGATCACGCGAGGCCGCACCTACGACCCGGCGGCACTCTGGAAGCTCGTCGGCTTTACACCCTAG
- a CDS encoding DUF4190 domain-containing protein, translated as MQSPPEAPIPPPPGAPAGGDGNGPPPYTGAAQYGPYPSFPQQQQASYPSYPAHGQPVAPYPYYGAPIPNESKAVTSLVFGVLSISCMGILAGIPAVVLGLLARRDIARSGGALGGKGMANAGIVLGAFTSVLTVGTILFMVVVPLVMGGMSVYSSPSISSATPPPAYSAPPYGSPAPSAGSENESSTTVTRGALRVIEPHRGSGSLERQLMDAFSQAKEKGRVVLVETAARASSASHEFDSSLSDRRMQRALSTVDIVRVDVDEFESELSSMRMYTEAVPYFYKIDAAARPTDAISADEWDANIPQNMAPVLESFVAGTLRKRRSPSPLGTTL; from the coding sequence ATGCAGTCCCCGCCCGAAGCGCCGATTCCTCCGCCGCCAGGGGCTCCTGCCGGTGGGGATGGGAACGGGCCGCCTCCTTACACGGGAGCCGCGCAGTACGGTCCTTATCCGTCCTTTCCGCAGCAGCAACAGGCCTCGTATCCCTCGTATCCTGCGCATGGGCAGCCGGTAGCACCCTACCCGTACTACGGCGCACCCATCCCGAACGAGAGCAAGGCGGTCACGTCGCTGGTGTTCGGGGTGCTCAGCATTTCGTGCATGGGCATCCTGGCGGGGATCCCTGCCGTCGTCCTGGGCCTGCTCGCACGGCGCGACATTGCGCGCTCGGGCGGAGCGCTGGGCGGCAAGGGCATGGCCAATGCGGGCATCGTCCTCGGCGCGTTCACCTCGGTGCTGACGGTGGGCACGATCCTATTCATGGTGGTCGTTCCCCTCGTCATGGGCGGCATGTCCGTGTACTCGTCGCCGTCGATCAGCTCGGCCACCCCGCCGCCGGCCTACAGCGCACCGCCGTATGGCTCGCCCGCGCCAAGCGCTGGCAGCGAGAACGAGAGCTCCACCACGGTCACGCGGGGAGCGCTGCGCGTCATCGAGCCGCACCGCGGCAGTGGCTCGCTCGAGCGGCAACTGATGGACGCTTTTTCCCAGGCCAAGGAGAAGGGCCGGGTCGTGCTCGTCGAGACGGCGGCGCGGGCCTCTTCGGCGTCGCACGAGTTCGATTCGTCCCTTTCCGATCGCCGCATGCAGCGGGCGCTCTCCACGGTCGACATCGTCCGTGTGGACGTGGACGAATTCGAATCCGAGCTCTCCAGCATGCGCATGTACACGGAGGCGGTCCCCTACTTCTACAAGATTGACGCTGCGGCCCGCCCTACGGACGCCATCAGCGCCGACGAGTGGGATGCGAACATCCCGCAGAACATGGCCCCCGTGTTGGAATCCTTCGTCGCAGGCACCCTCCGCAAACGGCGCAGCCCCTCCCCGCTCGGCACGACTTTGTAG
- a CDS encoding amidohydrolase family protein: MSTTIIDAHHHVWDLGVRDQEWITPALGKIRRNFSLADLAPHAAQAGVTATVLVQTIPIAEETPEFLALAASSDLVAAVTGWVDLTAPSVRDDLQRLLEGPGGAALRGIRHPVQGEPDPEWLCREDVRRGIAAVADAGLVYELLILPHQLPAAERTVSAMPQARFILDHGAKPPIASGQREPWAAQVRKLAAHPNVTCKLSGLVTEADWGAWTVDSLHPYVDTLLEGFGPSRMMFGSDWPVCLLAAEYAEVVSAAKQWTEELSAAERDAVFAGTARKIYRLD; this comes from the coding sequence ATGAGCACGACCATCATCGACGCACACCATCACGTGTGGGATCTCGGCGTTCGCGATCAGGAATGGATCACGCCAGCGCTCGGAAAAATCCGTCGCAATTTCAGCCTCGCGGACTTGGCACCCCACGCGGCGCAGGCGGGTGTCACGGCGACCGTGCTCGTGCAAACCATTCCCATCGCCGAGGAGACGCCCGAGTTTCTCGCGCTGGCCGCATCGAGCGATCTCGTGGCCGCCGTGACGGGGTGGGTCGATCTGACCGCGCCGTCGGTGCGCGACGATCTGCAACGTTTGCTCGAGGGCCCTGGCGGGGCGGCGCTTCGCGGCATCCGACATCCGGTTCAGGGAGAGCCGGATCCCGAGTGGCTCTGCCGCGAGGATGTGCGCCGCGGGATCGCGGCGGTGGCCGACGCCGGGCTGGTCTACGAGCTCTTGATCCTGCCGCACCAGTTGCCCGCCGCCGAGCGGACGGTCTCGGCGATGCCGCAGGCGCGATTCATCCTGGACCACGGGGCGAAGCCGCCGATTGCCTCGGGGCAGCGCGAGCCCTGGGCCGCCCAGGTGCGAAAGCTGGCAGCCCACCCCAACGTCACGTGCAAGCTTTCCGGCCTCGTGACGGAGGCGGATTGGGGCGCCTGGACCGTGGATTCGCTGCACCCGTACGTGGATACGCTACTCGAAGGATTCGGGCCTTCGCGCATGATGTTCGGCTCGGACTGGCCGGTCTGTCTCCTCGCGGCCGAGTACGCCGAGGTCGTCTCGGCCGCGAAGCAATGGACCGAGGAACTGTCGGCGGCGGAGCGCGATGCCGTGTTCGCCGGCACTGCGCGAAAAATCTATCGACTGGACTGA
- a CDS encoding aldo/keto reductase, with product MKTSRLGRTTVDVTALGFGSASIANLYFEVSPGDAREALEAAWAHGVRYFDTAPHYGLGLSEQRLGAFLAGKPRDEFTVSTKVGRRLVPNPGAGPNDTDLAEASFAVLATSKRVWDFSRDGVRRSLESSLERLGLSRVDVVLLHDPDDHWEQAVREGYPALAELRSQGVIGAIGVGMNQWQMPARFVRETDVDLVMVAGRYTLLEQPALDELLPLCSERHVSVVVAAVFNSGILAEPTVQDNARYNYANAPAELLNRARHMAEICQRHGVTLPQAAIQFPLGHPAVASVVVGAHYAPQIVADAEMIEAPVPAALWNELKERGLLRQDAPVRT from the coding sequence GTGAAGACCTCGCGCCTTGGAAGAACCACGGTCGACGTGACGGCGCTGGGCTTCGGCTCGGCGTCCATCGCCAACCTGTACTTCGAGGTCTCGCCCGGCGATGCCCGCGAGGCTCTGGAGGCGGCGTGGGCGCACGGTGTTCGCTATTTCGATACGGCGCCGCACTACGGGCTGGGGCTCTCCGAGCAGCGGCTCGGGGCCTTTCTCGCCGGGAAACCGCGCGACGAATTCACCGTGTCCACCAAAGTGGGGCGGCGGCTCGTTCCGAATCCCGGTGCGGGGCCGAACGATACGGATCTCGCGGAGGCGAGCTTCGCGGTGCTGGCAACCTCGAAGCGCGTGTGGGACTTCAGCCGCGACGGAGTGCGGCGATCGCTCGAGTCGTCGCTCGAGCGACTCGGCCTGTCGCGGGTCGACGTGGTGCTCCTGCACGATCCCGACGACCACTGGGAGCAGGCCGTGCGCGAGGGCTACCCTGCCCTCGCCGAGCTTCGCTCCCAAGGCGTGATCGGCGCGATTGGCGTGGGAATGAACCAGTGGCAGATGCCCGCGCGCTTCGTGCGCGAGACCGACGTGGACCTCGTCATGGTCGCCGGGCGGTACACCCTGCTGGAGCAACCGGCACTCGACGAGCTGCTGCCCCTTTGCAGCGAGCGCCATGTCTCGGTGGTGGTGGCGGCCGTGTTCAACTCGGGCATCCTCGCCGAGCCCACGGTGCAGGACAACGCCCGGTACAACTACGCGAATGCACCGGCCGAGCTTCTGAACCGCGCCCGCCACATGGCCGAGATCTGCCAGCGTCACGGCGTGACCTTGCCGCAGGCGGCGATTCAGTTCCCGCTCGGGCACCCGGCCGTGGCGTCCGTCGTGGTGGGCGCCCACTATGCGCCGCAAATCGTCGCCGATGCGGAGATGATCGAGGCGCCCGTGCCGGCCGCCTTGTGGAACGAACTGAAAGAGCGCGGCCTTCTGCGCCAGGATGCACCGGTGCGCACATGA
- a CDS encoding SDR family oxidoreductase, with product MSAEFDGLVAVVTGGASGIGLATAKWLAARGAKVACLDLQPEGVSEPLFGVRCDVTDDASVREAIEATVKRFGQLDIVVNNAGVGAIGDVAANDDAQWHKVYDVNVVGMVRVSRAALPHLRKSKAAAIVNTCSIAAWAGLPQRALYSATKGAVYALTLAMAADHVREGIRVNAVAPGTADTPWIGRLLDQAPDPAAERAALNARQPTGRLVSADEVAGAIAYLASPASRATVGTILAVDGGMYGLRLRPPQK from the coding sequence ATGAGCGCAGAGTTTGACGGCTTGGTGGCCGTCGTCACGGGCGGAGCGTCGGGCATCGGTCTCGCGACCGCGAAGTGGCTCGCCGCGCGCGGGGCCAAAGTCGCATGCCTCGATCTTCAGCCCGAGGGCGTGAGCGAACCGCTTTTCGGCGTGCGCTGCGACGTGACCGACGACGCCTCGGTGCGCGAAGCCATCGAGGCGACGGTGAAGCGCTTCGGGCAGCTCGACATCGTCGTCAACAACGCGGGCGTCGGCGCCATCGGCGACGTGGCCGCCAACGACGATGCGCAGTGGCACAAGGTCTACGACGTCAACGTGGTCGGCATGGTGCGCGTGTCGCGGGCGGCGCTTCCGCACCTGCGCAAGTCGAAGGCTGCGGCCATCGTGAACACCTGTTCCATCGCAGCTTGGGCCGGGCTGCCGCAGCGCGCGCTGTACTCGGCGACCAAGGGCGCCGTGTACGCGCTCACCTTGGCCATGGCGGCGGATCACGTGCGCGAGGGCATCCGCGTGAACGCCGTGGCGCCGGGCACGGCCGATACGCCGTGGATCGGGCGGCTGCTCGATCAGGCCCCGGATCCGGCGGCGGAGCGCGCCGCGCTCAATGCGCGGCAGCCCACGGGTCGGCTGGTGTCGGCCGACGAAGTGGCAGGCGCCATCGCTTACCTGGCCAGCCCGGCATCCCGCGCGACCGTCGGGACGATCCTCGCGGTGGACGGCGGCATGTACGGCCTGCGGCTGCGGCCCCCGCAGAAGTAA
- a CDS encoding L-fuconate dehydratase, whose product MISRITGLEVFDVRFPTSRELDGSDAMNPDPDYSAAYVVLRTSDGINGYGLAFTIGRGNDVQVAAIRALGGHVVGREVPESAADLADFSHTLIGDSQLRWLGPEKGVMHMAIGAVVNAAWDLAARRAKKPLWQFLASMSPEEIVSLIDFRYLTDALTPEEALAILRPGAEGRAERTARLLAEGYPAYTTSAGWLGYSDEKLVARAKQASADGFAMIKLKVGSDLQDDVRRMKLAREVTGPDMRIAVDANQRWDVGAAVQWMKALAPYKPYWIEEPTSPDDVLGHNAVAKAVAPIKVATGEHVQNRVVFKQLLQLGAIDVLQMDAARVGGVNENVAILLLAAKFGVPVCPHAGGVGLCELVRHLSMFDYVAVSRTTENRVIEWVDHLHEHFVDPALMKNGRYVAPTAPGFSAQMFEATVERYRFPEGPEWKEATR is encoded by the coding sequence ATGATATCCCGCATCACTGGACTCGAGGTTTTCGACGTTCGATTCCCCACGTCGCGCGAGCTGGACGGCTCCGACGCGATGAATCCGGACCCCGATTATTCGGCGGCCTACGTGGTGTTGCGCACCAGCGACGGCATCAATGGGTACGGGCTGGCATTCACCATCGGGCGCGGCAATGACGTGCAGGTGGCCGCCATCCGCGCGCTCGGCGGCCACGTCGTTGGCCGCGAGGTGCCCGAGTCAGCAGCGGATCTAGCGGATTTCTCGCATACCTTGATTGGCGATTCGCAGCTTCGCTGGCTCGGTCCCGAAAAGGGCGTCATGCACATGGCCATCGGCGCCGTGGTCAACGCGGCCTGGGATCTCGCGGCACGCCGGGCCAAGAAGCCGCTTTGGCAATTCCTTGCATCGATGAGCCCGGAGGAGATCGTCAGCCTCATCGATTTCCGCTACCTCACCGACGCGCTCACCCCGGAAGAAGCCCTGGCCATTCTGCGGCCGGGCGCGGAAGGCCGCGCGGAACGGACGGCACGGCTCCTGGCGGAAGGCTACCCGGCGTACACCACGTCGGCGGGCTGGCTCGGCTACAGCGACGAGAAGCTTGTCGCGCGCGCCAAGCAGGCGAGTGCCGATGGCTTCGCGATGATCAAGCTGAAGGTCGGCAGCGATCTGCAGGACGACGTGCGCCGTATGAAGCTGGCCCGCGAGGTGACCGGCCCCGACATGCGCATTGCCGTGGATGCGAACCAGCGATGGGACGTGGGCGCGGCGGTGCAATGGATGAAAGCCCTCGCGCCGTACAAGCCCTATTGGATCGAGGAGCCGACGTCACCGGACGACGTGCTCGGGCACAACGCGGTGGCGAAGGCCGTCGCGCCCATCAAGGTGGCCACGGGCGAGCACGTGCAAAATCGCGTGGTGTTCAAACAGCTCCTGCAGCTGGGCGCCATCGACGTGCTGCAGATGGATGCCGCGCGCGTGGGCGGCGTGAACGAGAACGTCGCCATTTTGCTCTTGGCGGCGAAATTCGGCGTCCCGGTGTGCCCGCACGCGGGCGGCGTGGGGTTGTGCGAATTGGTGCGGCATCTTTCGATGTTCGACTACGTCGCGGTCTCGCGAACGACGGAAAATCGGGTCATCGAGTGGGTCGATCACCTGCACGAGCACTTCGTGGATCCGGCGTTGATGAAGAATGGGCGCTACGTCGCGCCGACGGCGCCGGGCTTCTCGGCACAGATGTTCGAGGCCACCGTGGAGCGGTATCGTTTCCCGGAGGGTCCGGAATGGAAGGAGGCTACACGATGA
- a CDS encoding fumarylacetoacetate hydrolase family protein — protein sequence MPLQFMRLGPPDHERPAVRHEKVLYDLLPLTQDIDGGFLESGGIDRVRAALQRGELSQLDDPGDGSGMRVGAPIARPSKVLCVGLNYRQHAEETNAPIPTEPVLFMKDPGTVVGAYDPVLVPRRSRKTDWEVELAVVIGKTARYLANHEEALGCIAGYAISNDVSEREFQLERGGQWDKGKSCETFNPLGPWLVPASDVGNVQELELRLSVNGKVRQNSSTSDMIFPVAEIVRYLSQFLVLRPGDVINTGTPPGVALGQPEPKPYLREGDVMELEIRELGKQRQVLRQA from the coding sequence GTGCCGCTACAGTTCATGCGCCTTGGGCCGCCGGATCACGAACGTCCGGCCGTACGCCACGAGAAGGTCCTCTACGACCTATTGCCGCTCACGCAGGACATCGATGGAGGCTTCCTCGAGTCGGGCGGTATCGACCGCGTGCGTGCGGCGCTCCAGCGCGGCGAGCTTTCGCAGCTCGACGATCCGGGCGATGGAAGCGGGATGCGGGTGGGTGCGCCCATCGCACGGCCGAGCAAGGTTCTCTGCGTCGGGCTCAATTATCGGCAGCACGCCGAGGAGACGAATGCGCCCATTCCCACGGAGCCTGTCCTCTTCATGAAGGATCCGGGCACGGTGGTGGGCGCCTACGATCCGGTGCTCGTTCCCCGCCGCTCGCGAAAGACGGATTGGGAGGTCGAGCTTGCCGTGGTCATCGGCAAAACGGCGCGGTACCTGGCCAATCACGAGGAAGCCCTCGGATGCATTGCCGGATATGCCATTTCCAACGACGTCTCCGAGCGCGAGTTCCAATTGGAGCGCGGCGGCCAATGGGACAAAGGCAAATCGTGCGAGACGTTCAATCCGCTGGGACCGTGGCTCGTGCCCGCGAGCGACGTGGGCAATGTGCAAGAGCTCGAATTGCGTCTCTCGGTGAATGGCAAGGTCCGTCAGAATTCGTCCACGTCGGACATGATCTTTCCGGTGGCCGAAATCGTGCGTTATTTGAGCCAATTCCTGGTGCTGCGGCCGGGCGACGTCATCAACACGGGCACGCCACCAGGGGTCGCGCTGGGGCAGCCGGAGCCAAAACCGTATTTGCGTGAGGGGGACGTGATGGAGCTCGAGATTCGCGAGCTCGGAAAACAACGCCAAGTTCTCAGGCAAGCATGA
- a CDS encoding ATP-binding cassette domain-containing protein produces the protein MTKIVTPPPGSDELVVLRNVTKTFGDRPVLKGINLAARRGETTVIIGGSGAGKTTLLRHIVALEQPTSGEVLIDGENIAGMGERELNRIRMKFGMVYQYAALLDSYTVMENVAFPLVEHTKLSKKEIRERVLEKLQILGLDPKVEKLFPSELSGGMRKRVGLARALMLEPPILVYDEPTSGLDPLTSRLVDDLIEEMRERFNVTSLVISHDIASCFRIAHQAVLLISGEICASGPPDSLVKGDNETARKFIEQSGVDIERLSRVTSAQHPRSTN, from the coding sequence ATGACGAAGATCGTGACCCCGCCACCCGGTTCCGATGAGCTCGTCGTCCTACGAAATGTCACCAAGACATTCGGCGACCGGCCTGTCCTCAAAGGGATCAACCTCGCCGCTCGCCGTGGCGAGACCACCGTCATCATCGGTGGGTCGGGCGCGGGCAAGACGACACTCCTGCGCCACATCGTCGCGCTGGAGCAGCCGACGAGCGGCGAAGTGCTCATCGACGGCGAGAACATCGCGGGCATGGGAGAGCGCGAGCTCAATCGCATCCGCATGAAGTTCGGAATGGTCTACCAGTACGCTGCGTTGCTCGACTCGTACACGGTGATGGAAAACGTCGCCTTCCCGCTCGTCGAGCACACGAAGCTCTCGAAAAAAGAAATTCGCGAGCGCGTACTGGAGAAGCTTCAAATTTTGGGACTCGACCCCAAAGTCGAAAAGCTGTTTCCCAGCGAGCTGTCGGGCGGTATGCGCAAGCGTGTCGGTCTCGCCCGTGCGCTCATGCTGGAGCCGCCGATTTTGGTTTACGACGAGCCGACCAGCGGCCTCGATCCGCTCACCAGCCGTCTGGTGGACGATCTCATCGAGGAAATGCGCGAGCGGTTCAACGTCACCAGCTTGGTCATCTCGCACGACATTGCGAGCTGCTTTCGCATTGCGCATCAAGCCGTGCTCCTCATCAGCGGAGAGATCTGCGCATCCGGCCCGCCGGATTCGCTCGTCAAAGGCGACAACGAGACGGCGCGCAAATTCATCGAGCAATCGGGCGTCGACATCGAGCGCCTTTCGCGCGTTACGAGCGCGCAGCACCCACGAAGTACGAATTAA
- a CDS encoding lysophospholipid acyltransferase family protein — protein sequence MSWLVAKLPPIAHRALGACLGFVAGSVLRIRRNHVERAMAAGGIADPARAARGMYRSLGISLLEFLWLAGGDAARLDGRVHIDEASRRALEGARARGRGIVLSATHTGNWDLAACAMARRMPLLVITKRLSMRALDHFWQSTRGRYGVRLREARGAMEEGRRMLREQGAVAMMIDQVPLHRRHAVPVEFFGRSAFADKAPAALAASAGAPLVVSGAFRDEHGMHHLVVLDVLFPDKAGPAWIAQATRTSTEALERFVRAHPSEWLWLHRRWKGIPQERPGDDREDLRLVVEPRA from the coding sequence TTGAGCTGGCTCGTCGCAAAGCTCCCACCTATCGCCCATCGAGCCCTGGGCGCATGCCTTGGTTTCGTCGCCGGCAGCGTGCTGCGCATCCGGCGAAACCACGTCGAACGCGCGATGGCCGCGGGCGGGATTGCCGATCCCGCCCGCGCCGCGCGCGGCATGTACCGGTCGCTGGGCATCAGTTTGCTCGAGTTTCTATGGCTCGCCGGTGGCGATGCCGCGCGGCTCGATGGGCGCGTGCACATCGACGAAGCTTCACGCCGTGCACTCGAGGGGGCGCGTGCGCGTGGACGCGGCATCGTTTTGTCGGCGACGCACACCGGCAATTGGGACCTGGCCGCGTGCGCGATGGCGCGCCGGATGCCGCTGTTGGTCATCACGAAGCGGCTCTCGATGCGCGCCCTCGACCATTTCTGGCAATCGACCCGAGGCCGCTACGGCGTCCGGCTGCGCGAGGCGCGCGGGGCGATGGAGGAGGGGAGGCGCATGCTGCGCGAGCAGGGCGCGGTGGCCATGATGATCGACCAGGTGCCGCTGCATCGGCGTCACGCCGTGCCCGTCGAGTTCTTCGGGCGATCTGCTTTTGCCGACAAGGCCCCCGCCGCGCTTGCTGCCTCCGCAGGTGCTCCGTTGGTGGTCTCGGGCGCCTTCCGCGACGAGCACGGTATGCACCACCTGGTGGTGCTCGACGTCCTTTTTCCGGACAAGGCCGGTCCGGCGTGGATTGCGCAGGCCACGCGGACGTCCACGGAGGCCTTGGAGCGGTTCGTGCGCGCGCACCCCTCCGAATGGCTGTGGCTTCATCGGCGGTGGAAGGGGATCCCGCAAGAGCGCCCGGGCGACGATAGAGAAGATCTGCGCCTTGTAGTAGAACCACGGGCATGA
- a CDS encoding thiazole synthase, with protein MTDSLVIAGRTFQSRLIVGTGKYKSTEETELALDAAGAEIITVALRRVDLKDKSSGSLMSLLTRRKDWTLLPNTAGCYTADEAVRTLRLARELGIASLVKLEVIGDPKTLYPDNEQTLEAARTLIKEGFTVLPYCIDDPIVCRKLEDLGCAAVMPLAAPIGSGLGIRNPHNLAIILEHAKVPVIVDAGVGTASDAAIAMELGCHGVLMNTAIAHAKDPVLMASAMKEAVSCGRKAFLAGRMAKSRYANASSPTAGVIE; from the coding sequence ATGACCGATTCGCTCGTCATTGCCGGTCGCACGTTTCAGAGTCGGCTGATCGTCGGCACGGGGAAATACAAGAGCACCGAAGAAACGGAGCTCGCGCTCGACGCTGCAGGCGCCGAGATCATCACGGTGGCCCTGCGCCGCGTGGACCTGAAGGACAAGTCGAGTGGCTCGCTGATGTCGCTGCTCACGCGCCGCAAGGACTGGACGCTGCTGCCCAACACCGCCGGCTGTTACACCGCCGACGAGGCCGTGCGCACGTTGCGGTTGGCGCGGGAGCTCGGCATCGCCAGCCTGGTGAAGCTCGAGGTCATCGGCGATCCGAAGACGCTCTACCCGGACAACGAGCAGACGCTCGAGGCTGCGCGCACGTTGATCAAGGAAGGCTTCACGGTGCTTCCGTACTGCATCGACGATCCCATCGTGTGCCGCAAGCTGGAGGATCTCGGCTGCGCGGCGGTGATGCCGCTCGCGGCGCCCATCGGCAGCGGGCTCGGGATTCGCAATCCGCACAACTTGGCCATCATTCTCGAGCACGCGAAGGTGCCGGTCATCGTCGACGCCGGCGTGGGCACGGCGAGCGATGCGGCCATCGCGATGGAGCTCGGCTGTCACGGTGTGTTGATGAACACGGCCATCGCGCACGCGAAGGATCCCGTGTTGATGGCGTCGGCCATGAAGGAGGCGGTGAGCTGCGGGCGCAAGGCCTTCCTCGCGGGCCGCATGGCCAAATCGCGCTACGCGAACGCATCGAGCCCGACGGCTGGCGTCATCGAGTGA